In one window of Oscillatoria salina IIICB1 DNA:
- the rcbX gene encoding RuBisCO chaperone RbcX: MYPKKIARDTAKIVQSYLTYQAVMTIIDQLSETNPSQAIWLRQYSSRTNIQDGEAYLQGLMQDRKDLVLRILTVREHIAEQVLDFLPEMVLTGIQEANVKNRRELLERLTQSEPEISDPELDINDSPD; this comes from the coding sequence ATGTATCCAAAAAAGATTGCCAGAGATACGGCAAAAATTGTCCAAAGTTACCTGACTTATCAGGCTGTGATGACAATTATCGATCAATTATCGGAAACGAATCCTTCTCAAGCAATTTGGTTGAGGCAATATTCGTCCCGAACCAATATTCAGGATGGAGAAGCCTACCTGCAAGGACTAATGCAAGACCGTAAAGATTTAGTCTTACGAATTTTGACAGTGCGAGAACATATCGCCGAACAAGTCCTAGACTTTCTCCCAGAAATGGTGCTGACTGGCATTCAAGAGGCAAATGTCAAAAACCGTCGCGAACTGTTAGAACGCCTCACCCAGTCTGAACCAGAAATATCTGACCCAGAGTTAGATATTAATGATTCTCCAGACTAA
- a CDS encoding serine/threonine protein kinase, with product MENLHSPGKVVGERYRIVAPLGEGGFSTTYEAEDLTNYQRVAFKALSLRYLEDWKVLELFEREAKILANLNHPGIPKYIDYFHEDTESDRHFYLVQEIVSGTSLADLIASGWHATAAEVKDIATQVLEILDYLHRLNPPVIHRDIKPKNIIRQSDGKIFLVDFGAVQDVYRNTMTAGGTFVGTFGYMPPEQYRGQAYFSSDLYSLGATLIFLLTHRSPADLPQKRLKISFRQRVQIAPYFADWLEKMLEPTAEDRFQTAKEALKALNERPNNLSFISSLSLSRQKPAGSKIKLRKNSRFLVAEIPPSGFTLEVIGLTFFAVFWNAIILPFFLGAIFHGGSFFILFILPHVCIGLWLIGRILFAIAGKIRLEIDSQKFSLQWSIGSRPIYSFKGSTAAISKVEVDTQVSSKGRKTITCAIWEGIRQHKFGSMMKLVEKEWLVEEISSFLKSLR from the coding sequence ATGGAAAATTTACACTCGCCAGGTAAAGTAGTTGGCGAACGTTATCGTATTGTTGCACCTTTGGGTGAAGGTGGTTTTAGCACGACTTACGAAGCTGAAGATTTGACGAACTACCAGCGAGTTGCGTTTAAAGCCTTATCGTTGCGTTATCTGGAAGATTGGAAAGTTTTAGAATTATTTGAGCGAGAAGCAAAGATTTTGGCAAATCTGAACCATCCAGGTATACCCAAATACATCGACTATTTTCATGAAGATACCGAGAGCGATCGCCACTTTTATTTAGTACAAGAAATTGTTTCCGGTACTTCCTTAGCCGATCTTATCGCTAGTGGATGGCACGCTACGGCTGCTGAAGTCAAAGACATCGCCACTCAAGTGTTAGAAATACTTGACTATCTCCACCGCCTCAATCCACCAGTAATTCATCGAGATATTAAACCGAAAAATATTATCCGCCAAAGCGACGGCAAAATATTTTTAGTTGATTTTGGTGCAGTCCAAGATGTTTATCGCAATACCATGACTGCCGGAGGTACATTTGTCGGTACTTTCGGTTATATGCCACCAGAACAATATCGCGGACAAGCATATTTTTCCTCAGATTTATATAGTTTAGGTGCAACTTTAATCTTTTTATTAACTCATCGCTCGCCAGCCGATTTGCCGCAAAAACGCTTAAAAATTAGTTTCCGCCAACGAGTACAAATCGCACCTTATTTCGCAGATTGGTTAGAGAAAATGCTTGAACCTACTGCTGAAGATCGCTTTCAAACAGCAAAAGAAGCCCTAAAAGCTTTGAACGAAAGACCAAACAATCTATCCTTTATTTCTTCACTCAGCTTAAGCAGGCAAAAACCTGCGGGTAGTAAAATTAAATTACGAAAGAATAGCCGATTTTTAGTTGCTGAAATTCCACCATCAGGATTTACCCTAGAAGTTATCGGACTTACTTTTTTCGCTGTATTCTGGAACGCAATTATCTTACCTTTCTTTTTGGGGGCAATCTTCCACGGGGGAAGCTTTTTCATTTTGTTTATCCTTCCTCACGTATGTATCGGCTTGTGGTTGATTGGGCGAATTTTGTTTGCGATCGCCGGAAAAATCCGTTTAGAGATCGATTCTCAGAAGTTTTCCCTACAGTGGAGTATCGGCTCTCGTCCTATTTACTCATTTAAAGGAAGCACCGCCGCCATTAGCAAGGTAGAAGTAGACACTCAAGTTAGTTCCAAAGGACGAAAAACGATTACCTGCGCTATTTGGGAAGGAATTCGCCAACACAAATTTGGTTCGATGATGAAGTTGGTAGAAAAAGAATGGTTAGTCGAAGAAATTTCCTCTTTCTTGAAATCTCTTCGCTAG
- a CDS encoding ribulose bisphosphate carboxylase small subunit codes for MKTLAKEKRYETLSYLPPLTDQQIARQIDYMLDQGFIPAVEFEKDPQPADHHWTLWKLPLFDAQSPQDVLNEVRECRAEYSDSYIRVVGFDNIKQCQTVSFIVYKPGTSRY; via the coding sequence ATGAAAACATTAGCTAAAGAGAAACGTTACGAAACTCTTTCTTACTTACCGCCTTTGACTGACCAGCAAATTGCTCGACAAATTGACTATATGTTGGATCAAGGCTTTATTCCTGCGGTTGAGTTTGAAAAAGATCCTCAACCCGCAGACCACCACTGGACTTTGTGGAAGTTACCTTTATTTGATGCTCAAAGCCCTCAAGATGTATTGAATGAAGTACGCGAGTGTCGTGCTGAATACTCGGATTCTTATATTCGGGTAGTTGGTTTTGACAATATTAAGCAGTGTCAAACTGTTAGCTTTATCGTTTACAAGCCTGGTACTAGCAGATACTAA
- a CDS encoding LbetaH domain-containing protein codes for MYLPPLQPANNSHVYVWGDVTIHPSAAIAPGAILQAAPDSKIVIAAGVCLGMGAIINAYQGTIEIEPGATLGTGVLIVGYGKIGANACVGAATTIFNASVAAREVIAAGSVLGDTSRQVDLNAETEKVTEEESPPETLASNTEAEIPTETSSEKPPEAVQNGSQPPSPQQQDPSIYGQDRVQQILQTLFPHRQSLNNPRQDIK; via the coding sequence ATGTATTTGCCACCCCTGCAACCAGCTAATAATTCTCATGTTTATGTCTGGGGTGATGTGACAATTCATCCAAGTGCGGCGATCGCTCCTGGTGCGATTTTACAAGCCGCTCCTGATAGTAAAATTGTTATCGCTGCTGGAGTTTGTCTTGGGATGGGGGCGATTATTAATGCTTACCAAGGAACCATCGAAATTGAACCAGGAGCTACTTTGGGGACAGGAGTTTTGATTGTCGGCTACGGCAAAATTGGTGCAAATGCTTGTGTCGGTGCAGCAACGACAATTTTTAATGCTTCTGTTGCTGCTAGGGAAGTTATCGCCGCAGGTTCGGTATTGGGCGATACTTCTCGTCAAGTGGATCTTAATGCCGAAACTGAAAAAGTGACTGAGGAAGAATCTCCACCAGAGACATTAGCTTCAAACACCGAAGCAGAAATACCAACAGAAACTTCTAGCGAAAAACCTCCAGAAGCTGTTCAAAATGGTTCTCAACCTCCCTCACCCCAACAGCAAGATCCTTCTATTTATGGTCAAGATCGCGTTCAGCAAATTTTGCAAACTCTTTTCCCCCATCGTCAATCTTTAAATAATCCTCGCCAAGACATTAAGTAG
- the ccmS gene encoding beta-carboxysome assembly chaperone CcmS, which translates to MFGINKSSPPRNQNDWQYQLDKFVKSHQQELAALAWGLSQEQGETTDTLGIDIKPTPHFVCCPKTAIETLNQNANNHLQEILGLVEGYQPEVEVLMIGIGEGEIKLIYFQPETPPPQCFEQLGQNTNSLLTNLEEQMKQELKI; encoded by the coding sequence ATGTTTGGAATTAATAAATCTTCTCCCCCTCGCAATCAAAACGACTGGCAATATCAATTAGATAAATTTGTCAAGTCTCATCAGCAAGAATTAGCCGCCCTAGCTTGGGGACTGTCTCAGGAACAAGGAGAAACAACAGATACTCTCGGTATAGATATCAAACCCACACCTCATTTTGTTTGTTGTCCCAAAACAGCGATCGAAACTTTAAACCAAAATGCCAACAATCACTTACAAGAAATTCTGGGGCTTGTCGAAGGTTATCAACCAGAAGTAGAAGTTTTAATGATTGGTATCGGTGAAGGTGAAATCAAACTCATTTATTTCCAACCGGAAACTCCTCCACCCCAATGTTTTGAACAATTAGGACAAAATACCAATTCACTTTTAACTAATCTCGAAGAGCAAATGAAGCAAGAGTTAAAAATTTGA
- a CDS encoding form I ribulose bisphosphate carboxylase large subunit, producing MVQAKSSSGFKAGVKDYRLTYYTPDYTPKDTDLLAAFRVTPQPGVPPEEAGAAVAAESSTGTWTTVWTDGLTDLDRYKGRCYDIEPVPGEDNQFFCFVAYPLDLFEEGSVTNILTSIVGNVFGFKALRALRLEDIRFPIALVKTFQGPPHGITVERDKLNKYGRPLLGCTIKPKLGLSAKNYGRAVYECLRGGLDFTKDDENINSQPFMRWRDRFLFVQEAIEKAQAETNEMKGHYLNVTAPTCEQMMQRAEFAKEINTPIIMHDYLTGGFTANTTLARWCRDNGVMLHIHRAMHAVIDRQKIHGIHFRVLAKCLRLSGGDHLHSGTVVGKLEGERGITMGFVDLMREDHIEEDRSRGIFFTQDWASIPGVMPVASGGIHVWHMPALVEIFGDDSCLQFGGGTLGHPWGNAPGATANRVALEACIQARNEGRSLAREGNDVIREAARWSPELKAACELWKEIKFEFDAVDTL from the coding sequence GTGGTACAAGCAAAATCATCATCAGGATTTAAGGCAGGGGTAAAGGACTATCGGTTAACTTATTACACCCCAGACTACACCCCGAAAGATACAGACTTGTTAGCAGCCTTTCGGGTAACTCCCCAACCTGGTGTACCTCCAGAAGAAGCAGGAGCGGCTGTAGCTGCTGAATCTTCCACAGGAACCTGGACAACAGTATGGACAGACGGACTAACCGACTTAGACCGTTATAAAGGTCGTTGCTATGATATCGAGCCAGTTCCCGGAGAAGATAATCAATTCTTCTGCTTTGTTGCTTATCCGTTAGATTTATTTGAAGAAGGGTCAGTCACCAACATCCTGACCTCTATTGTGGGAAACGTTTTTGGATTCAAAGCACTGCGGGCATTGCGTTTAGAAGATATTCGCTTCCCGATCGCGTTGGTGAAAACTTTCCAAGGACCACCCCACGGAATTACGGTTGAGCGCGACAAACTGAACAAATACGGTCGTCCATTACTCGGCTGTACAATTAAGCCGAAACTCGGTTTATCGGCGAAAAACTACGGTCGTGCAGTATACGAATGTCTGCGTGGTGGTTTAGACTTCACCAAAGACGACGAAAACATCAACTCGCAGCCCTTTATGCGCTGGCGCGATCGCTTCCTGTTCGTTCAAGAAGCTATTGAAAAAGCCCAAGCTGAAACCAACGAAATGAAAGGTCATTACCTCAACGTGACCGCTCCAACTTGCGAGCAAATGATGCAACGGGCTGAATTCGCCAAAGAAATTAACACGCCCATCATCATGCACGACTACCTCACAGGTGGTTTCACCGCTAACACCACCCTCGCTCGCTGGTGTCGTGACAACGGCGTGATGCTGCACATCCACCGCGCAATGCACGCAGTTATCGACCGTCAAAAAATCCACGGGATTCACTTCCGCGTTTTAGCTAAGTGCTTACGCCTCTCTGGAGGTGACCACCTCCACTCCGGTACTGTCGTTGGTAAACTCGAAGGCGAACGCGGGATCACAATGGGCTTTGTTGACCTCATGCGCGAAGACCACATCGAAGAAGACCGTTCTCGCGGTATTTTCTTCACCCAAGATTGGGCTTCCATACCCGGTGTAATGCCTGTAGCTTCCGGTGGTATTCACGTTTGGCATATGCCCGCATTAGTCGAAATCTTCGGCGATGACTCTTGCTTACAGTTTGGTGGTGGTACTCTCGGACACCCTTGGGGTAACGCTCCTGGTGCAACCGCTAACCGCGTAGCTTTAGAAGCTTGTATCCAAGCTCGTAACGAAGGTCGTTCCTTAGCACGGGAAGGTAACGATGTTATTCGTGAAGCAGCCCGTTGGTCTCCGGAACTGAAAGCAGCTTGCGAACTCTGGAAAGAAATCAAGTTCGAGTTCGACGCTGTGGACACTCTGTAA
- a CDS encoding ribulose bisphosphate carboxylase small subunit — translation MVVRTQAAPPTPWSKSLAEPQIDPTAYVHSFANTIGDIQVGPKVLIAPGSSIRADEGGPFAIGEGTNIQDGVVIHGLEQGRVAGDDGKNYSVWVGKNACITHMALIHGPAYVGDNCFIGFRSTVFNARVNRDCIVMMHALIQDVEIPPGKYVPSGALITNQQQADRLPDVQESDRHFARHVVEVNEALRAGYRCAEDESCIAPIKGQTVNNNGAAEIGYTKPMGSMSLSSDIVEQVRSLLRQGYRIGAEHADKRRFKTSSWRSCPSFQGTREDQVLSELSATLAEYEGEYVRLIGIDPNVKKRVLETIIQRPEDKAQSLVGSQVSSRSRKSVSYSNKSTTSASSSGLSEETIQQVRSLLRQGYVVGTEHADKRRFKTSSWRSCPIIHSQNEAQVFQELEACLNEHQGEYVRLLGIDPDAKRRVLETIIQRPEDSRQPQQRQTTSYQANATTDNGYSPTIVSSGELSSDVVAQVRSLLRQGYKISVEHASKRRFKTSSWRTAGSIDASNETQVLSELEAMVADYPGEYVRLVGVDADAKRRVVETIIQRPEDSTPVKKTAAKTAKTNQGFAPRTNSATKASSNGTVHTDLSEETVAQVRSLIQQGYNIGTEHADKRRFRTSSWRSCPVIEAKSEAQVLTELQACLADHQGEYVRLIGIDPEAKRRVLETIVQRP, via the coding sequence ATGGTAGTCCGCACTCAAGCGGCTCCCCCGACTCCCTGGTCGAAAAGTTTAGCCGAACCGCAGATCGATCCAACAGCTTACGTGCATTCATTTGCTAATACTATTGGTGATATTCAAGTTGGTCCAAAAGTGTTAATTGCTCCAGGAAGCTCAATTCGGGCAGATGAAGGGGGACCTTTTGCCATTGGCGAAGGAACAAATATCCAAGATGGGGTAGTTATTCACGGATTAGAACAAGGTAGGGTAGCTGGGGATGACGGAAAAAATTATTCGGTATGGGTAGGAAAAAATGCCTGTATCACTCATATGGCGCTGATTCACGGTCCGGCATACGTGGGCGATAACTGCTTTATTGGCTTTCGCTCCACAGTGTTTAATGCTAGGGTGAATCGCGATTGTATTGTGATGATGCACGCGCTGATTCAAGACGTAGAAATTCCCCCAGGAAAGTACGTTCCTTCAGGAGCTTTAATTACCAATCAACAGCAAGCAGACCGTTTGCCAGACGTGCAAGAGAGCGATCGCCATTTTGCTCGTCATGTGGTGGAAGTAAATGAAGCTTTGCGTGCAGGCTATCGCTGTGCAGAAGATGAAAGTTGTATCGCTCCAATTAAAGGGCAAACAGTTAACAATAATGGTGCTGCGGAAATCGGGTATACGAAACCAATGGGTAGTATGAGTTTGAGTTCAGATATAGTAGAGCAGGTACGCTCTTTATTAAGACAAGGATATCGTATTGGCGCCGAACACGCCGACAAGCGGAGATTTAAAACCAGTTCTTGGCGCAGTTGTCCTTCTTTCCAAGGTACGCGGGAAGACCAAGTGCTAAGTGAGTTGTCAGCAACACTGGCAGAATATGAGGGCGAATATGTACGCCTGATCGGGATCGACCCGAATGTGAAAAAAAGAGTCTTAGAAACGATTATTCAACGACCAGAAGATAAAGCTCAATCATTGGTTGGTTCTCAGGTTAGCTCTCGGTCGAGAAAATCGGTGAGCTATAGTAACAAAAGTACAACCTCAGCCAGTAGTAGTGGCTTGAGTGAGGAAACGATTCAGCAAGTGCGATCGCTACTGAGACAAGGTTATGTGGTGGGAACTGAACACGCTGACAAGCGGAGATTTAAGACCAGTTCTTGGCGTAGTTGTCCGATTATTCACTCTCAGAATGAAGCTCAAGTTTTCCAAGAGTTAGAAGCTTGTTTGAACGAACACCAAGGTGAATACGTGCGTTTGTTGGGTATCGATCCAGATGCGAAGCGGCGGGTTTTGGAAACGATTATCCAACGCCCGGAAGATAGCAGACAACCCCAGCAGCGCCAGACTACTAGTTATCAAGCGAATGCGACAACTGATAATGGTTATAGTCCTACAATAGTCAGTAGCGGTGAATTAAGTTCAGACGTTGTTGCCCAAGTGCGCTCTTTGCTACGCCAAGGTTATAAAATTAGCGTCGAACACGCTTCAAAACGTCGCTTTAAGACCAGTTCTTGGCGGACGGCTGGTAGTATCGATGCTAGCAACGAAACTCAAGTTTTGAGTGAGTTAGAAGCAATGGTGGCAGACTATCCAGGGGAGTATGTTCGTCTGGTAGGTGTTGATGCAGATGCGAAACGTCGGGTAGTGGAAACAATTATCCAACGCCCAGAAGATAGTACGCCAGTGAAGAAAACTGCTGCAAAAACTGCAAAAACTAATCAAGGTTTTGCTCCCAGAACAAACTCTGCTACCAAAGCAAGCAGCAATGGTACAGTGCATACTGACTTGAGTGAGGAAACCGTCGCCCAAGTGCGATCGCTGATCCAACAAGGCTATAACATCGGTACGGAACACGCTGATAAGCGTCGTTTTCGGACGAGTTCTTGGCGTAGCTGTCCAGTAATCGAGGCGAAGAGCGAAGCTCAAGTGCTGACTGAGTTACAAGCTTGTTTGGCAGATCATCAAGGCGAATACGTGCGCTTGATTGGTATCGACCCGGAGGCGAAACGACGAGTATTAGAGACGATCGTTCAACGACCTTAA